From Halotia branconii CENA392, the proteins below share one genomic window:
- a CDS encoding DUF4351 domain-containing protein yields the protein MAEYDNLCKILAQTYPFDFARWLLNQQPQQITILKTELSIEPIRADSVIFLQTENRILHLEFQTTIQSKTPIALRMLDYYVRLTRKYQVPVTQVVIFLQETTDEIAWTEEYVSEVTTHRYRVIRMWEQDSNFFLNNLALLPLAPLTRTDSAQVLLSQVAEEIAKIPDIGIRQNTAAYTEILAGLRFEKDLIHQLLSEDMMQESVIYQDILLKGERQGEQKGEKKGEQREALRFLQRQLNRRFGEIDSSIIERLRVLSTEQLEVLGEEFLDFANVSDLVAWLEQNINK from the coding sequence ATGGCAGAATATGACAACCTGTGTAAAATCCTTGCACAAACATATCCTTTTGATTTTGCCCGTTGGTTATTAAATCAACAACCGCAACAAATTACCATTTTAAAAACTGAATTGAGTATCGAACCGATACGCGCTGATTCGGTGATATTTCTCCAAACCGAAAATCGCATCTTACACCTAGAATTTCAAACTACGATTCAATCCAAAACACCAATTGCTCTACGAATGCTGGATTATTACGTCAGACTCACACGGAAATATCAAGTACCAGTGACACAGGTGGTGATTTTCTTGCAAGAAACAACAGATGAAATTGCTTGGACTGAAGAATACGTCAGCGAAGTTACCACTCACCGATATCGAGTCATACGGATGTGGGAACAAGATTCAAATTTCTTTTTGAATAATTTGGCACTATTACCACTAGCACCTTTGACAAGAACAGATTCAGCCCAGGTATTATTATCTCAGGTGGCAGAGGAAATTGCTAAAATTCCAGATATCGGGATTAGACAAAATACAGCAGCTTATACAGAGATATTAGCAGGGTTGAGGTTTGAGAAAGATTTGATTCATCAACTACTGAGCGAGGATATGATGCAAGAGTCAGTTATTTATCAGGATATTTTGCTCAAGGGAGAGAGACAAGGAGAACAAAAAGGAGAAAAAAAAGGAGAACAAAGGGAAGCCTTGCGTTTTTTACAGCGTCAGTTAAATCGGCGATTTGGAGAAATAGATTCATCAATAATTGAGCGTCTGAGGGTTTTATCTACTGAACAGTTAGAAGTATTAGGAGAGGAGTTTTTAGATTTTGCCAATGTATCTGATTTAGTTGCTTGGCTTGAGCAGAATATCAACAAATAA
- a CDS encoding NHLP bacteriocin export ABC transporter permease/ATPase subunit yields MNPSSKISSVQANEPVLLNNPETFWIVQSGTLAVFATQVKNASLEKHRHYLFHVGAGEALFSTSGEWGFVVVAIAPTKLCQMSMADLESVALLEGWIYHLGQFLSAQQTILTTPLSQVSVFERDFSLSPGETLQQTTLVWVKLQQGSTRWMGIAELTINSTSPVFPLTPAMWLEADNAVTGQILPTTDLENSEELLAGLARLHTYFFHYFSLLANKEAEFRQFQEREQFNQQVIEAALSDLAAVLQPQQEAVFFQEGSPLLVAVGAVGRSLGIEIRPPIEDLNSIKDPIAAIARASQIRIRRITLTNDWWQQDLGPLLAYTQLENHPVALLPTENQSYLVFDPTAQTRTPLNASVAKTLKDVAYVLYRPLPKVVNNAIELLQFGVKGYEKDMINIAIVGIMGTLLGMIAPQATIILINSAIPDSDRALLWQIGLVLLAAAFGQLAFQIAQGIITLRVESATDSALQPAIWDRLLRLSPGFFRQYASGDLVNRVMAVRQIHEKLSGATQRTLLSGVFALFNLALMFVYSWQLALVGVSLAIAAAVVTAVSNFLLVRKSQKQQELDGAIQGLTVQLINGVAKLRVAMAEERAFAAWAKKYSQQIRLKASWQQVKDGVSIFNEALPLISTLLLFGFVMLVMQTKLNLGTFVAFNYALAIFIKGVIDLSNTVTDILGILPIWERAKPIWRSQPESDSTKANPGELSGRIALNCVSFRYSENKNLILNDVSLHAEPGEFIAIVGPSGSGKSTILRLLLGFETPLTGSVFYDGKDLTELDIQAVRRQLGVVLQNGKIGTGSIFQNITARALVTQEQAWEAARMAGLASDIEQMPMGMHTIISEGGTNLSGGQRQRLLIARSLVSQPKIILMDEATSALDNRTQAIVTASLAKLNATRVVIAHRLSTIRHADRIYVIDAGHVVQVGNFSELIAQSGLFARLVAQQLEGEL; encoded by the coding sequence GTGAATCCTTCTTCTAAAATCTCCTCTGTTCAAGCAAATGAACCAGTACTGTTAAACAATCCAGAAACATTCTGGATAGTGCAGTCTGGAACATTGGCGGTGTTTGCCACTCAAGTTAAAAATGCTTCACTTGAAAAACATCGCCACTATCTATTTCATGTCGGCGCTGGTGAGGCATTGTTTAGTACATCTGGGGAATGGGGATTTGTGGTAGTAGCAATAGCACCCACAAAATTATGTCAGATGTCAATGGCTGATTTGGAATCAGTCGCACTTTTGGAAGGTTGGATATATCATTTAGGGCAATTTCTTAGCGCCCAGCAAACTATTTTAACAACGCCATTGAGCCAAGTGTCGGTATTTGAGCGCGATTTTTCGTTATCGCCTGGTGAAACACTACAGCAAACAACACTTGTATGGGTGAAGTTACAGCAAGGTAGTACTCGTTGGATGGGAATTGCTGAATTAACGATTAATTCCACTTCGCCAGTGTTTCCGCTGACGCCTGCCATGTGGCTAGAGGCAGACAATGCGGTTACTGGACAGATATTGCCAACGACAGATTTAGAAAATTCTGAGGAACTCTTGGCAGGTTTGGCCAGGCTGCATACTTATTTCTTTCACTACTTTAGTTTGCTGGCGAACAAAGAAGCAGAATTTCGGCAGTTTCAGGAACGCGAGCAATTTAATCAGCAAGTAATAGAGGCAGCACTTTCTGATTTGGCAGCAGTTTTGCAGCCACAGCAGGAGGCGGTTTTCTTTCAGGAAGGGTCGCCATTACTGGTAGCAGTTGGGGCAGTCGGGCGATCGCTAGGAATAGAAATTCGTCCACCAATAGAGGATTTAAATTCTATTAAAGACCCGATCGCGGCGATCGCTAGAGCCTCACAAATTCGGATTCGGCGGATAACTTTAACAAATGATTGGTGGCAACAAGATCTAGGGCCTTTGTTAGCTTACACCCAGTTAGAAAACCACCCAGTAGCTTTATTACCCACGGAAAATCAAAGTTATCTCGTATTTGACCCCACAGCACAAACTCGCACACCCCTCAATGCTTCAGTAGCCAAAACACTGAAAGATGTAGCTTATGTTTTGTATCGACCGTTACCCAAGGTTGTGAACAATGCCATTGAGCTACTTCAATTTGGGGTGAAGGGCTACGAAAAAGACATGATTAATATTGCGATCGTGGGGATAATGGGGACGTTGCTGGGAATGATTGCACCCCAGGCAACCATAATTTTAATCAACAGTGCTATTCCTGATAGCGATCGCGCCTTACTGTGGCAGATAGGATTGGTATTGTTAGCAGCAGCTTTTGGGCAGTTAGCTTTTCAGATTGCCCAAGGCATTATCACCCTACGAGTTGAAAGTGCTACTGATAGCGCCTTGCAGCCAGCCATCTGGGATCGACTGCTGAGATTAAGTCCCGGTTTTTTTCGTCAATATGCTTCTGGAGATTTGGTCAACCGTGTGATGGCGGTGAGACAAATTCATGAAAAACTCAGTGGTGCGACTCAAAGAACTTTGTTGAGTGGAGTTTTTGCTTTATTCAACTTAGCACTGATGTTTGTTTACAGTTGGCAACTAGCTCTTGTGGGGGTGAGTTTAGCAATTGCTGCTGCTGTGGTAACGGCTGTTTCCAACTTCCTTTTAGTTAGAAAATCACAAAAACAGCAAGAACTAGATGGTGCAATCCAAGGACTGACTGTGCAACTGATTAATGGTGTTGCCAAGCTGCGGGTAGCAATGGCAGAAGAACGAGCATTCGCAGCTTGGGCAAAAAAGTACAGTCAACAAATCCGTTTAAAGGCGAGTTGGCAACAAGTAAAAGACGGCGTTTCTATATTTAACGAAGCACTGCCTTTAATTAGTACTTTGCTGCTGTTTGGGTTTGTGATGTTGGTAATGCAGACAAAGTTAAATCTTGGGACATTCGTTGCTTTTAACTATGCTTTAGCAATTTTTATTAAGGGAGTGATTGACTTGAGCAATACTGTAACCGACATCTTGGGTATTCTACCAATTTGGGAACGGGCTAAACCAATTTGGCGATCGCAACCAGAATCAGACTCAACTAAAGCAAATCCTGGTGAGTTAAGCGGTCGTATCGCCCTAAATTGTGTCAGCTTTCGCTACTCGGAAAATAAAAATTTAATTCTTAACGATGTCAGCCTTCATGCCGAACCAGGAGAATTTATCGCAATCGTTGGCCCTTCAGGAAGCGGAAAATCAACAATATTGCGGTTGTTATTGGGGTTTGAAACTCCATTAACAGGCAGCGTCTTCTATGATGGCAAAGACTTAACAGAGTTAGATATTCAGGCTGTGCGAAGACAGTTAGGAGTGGTGCTACAAAACGGTAAAATCGGCACAGGCTCAATTTTTCAGAATATTACTGCTAGAGCCTTGGTAACGCAAGAACAAGCTTGGGAAGCGGCACGAATGGCAGGCTTGGCTAGCGACATTGAGCAAATGCCAATGGGAATGCATACCATAATTAGCGAGGGAGGGACTAATCTTTCTGGTGGACAACGACAAAGATTATTAATTGCGCGATCGCTTGTTTCCCAGCCGAAAATTATTTTGATGGATGAGGCAACTAGTGCTTTAGACAACCGTACCCAAGCAATTGTGACTGCAAGTTTAGCAAAGTTAAATGCTACTAGAGTGGTAATTGCCCATCGCCTCAGTACGATTCGTCATGCCGATCGCATCTATGTTATTGATGCTGGTCATGTTGTACAAGTAGGTAATTTTTCGGAACTGATTGCCCAATCAGGGTTATTTGCCAGACTGGTAGCCCAACAGTTAGAAGGCGAACTTTAG